The following are from one region of the Oryzias melastigma strain HK-1 linkage group LG22, ASM292280v2, whole genome shotgun sequence genome:
- the grem1b gene encoding gremlin-1, translating into MAFSWRFFCGMVFITGLLFSPVESKRNRGSQGAIPHPDKNNPNESEQQPQPSQAGSGSRQKPGASSPADEVLESSQEALHVTERQYLKRDWCKTQPLKQTIHEEGCVSRTIINRFCYGQCNSFYIPRHIRREEGAFQSCSFCKPKRFTTMTFTLNCPDQQPPRKRKRIQRVKQCRCISIDLD; encoded by the coding sequence ATGGCTTTCTCGTGGCGCTTTTTCTGCGGTATGGTTTTCATCACTGGCTTGTTGTTCTCTCCCGTGGAGTCAAAAAGAAACCGAGGTTCACAGGGGGCAATCCCTCATCCTGACAAAAACAACCCGAACGAATCGGAGCAGCAGCCGCAGCCTTCACAGGCGGGCTCCGGCTCCAGACAGAAGCCGGGCGCGTCCTCACCAGCTGACGAGGTGCTGGAGTCCAGCCAGGAAGCCCTGCATGTGACGGAGCGCCAGTATTTGAAACGGGACTGGTGCAAGACGCAGCCCCTCAAGCAGACGATCCACGAGGAGGGCTGCGTCAGCCGCACCATCATCAACCGCTTCTGCTACGGACAGTGCAACTCCTTCTACATCCCGCGGCACATCCGCAGGGAGGAGGGGGCTTTCCAGTCCTGCTCCTTCTGCAAGCCCAAGCGTTTCACCACCATGACGTTTACCTTGAACTGTCCGGACCAGCAGCCGCCCAGGAAGAGAAAGCGCATCCAGCGCGTCAAGCAGTGCCGCTGCATTTCCATAGACCTGGATTAA